The window AAGGAGCACTGCATGTCTAACATAGCCAGCGAAAAGAATGCTTACCAGCTGGAAAGTTCAGGAGAAGAACTGGACCAGAAGTACTCCAAAGCCAAACCAGTGTGCAACACGTGTGGAAAAGTCTTCTCGGAAGCCAGCAGCCTCCGTCGCCACATGAGGATACACAAAGGAGTGAAACCGTACGTGTGCCAGCTGTGTGGGAAGGCGTTCACGCAGTGCAACCAGCTGAAAACACATGTAAGAACTCACACAGGTAAGCCGCTGGCTTGGTCTCCGTGGACTGTGGAGATGTGTAATAGCAGCATGTGGATACAGGACTAAAAAGATCTTTTTGATtcgttttgatttttttttttttctgtacaaaatcGTAGTTCCCACTCTAAATATCTAAGAGAGACTGGCTTAGTCTGAGCATCTTGCTTCctggaaaaatgcagaaggGCTGGCTGCCCTTAGCTCTGTCGTTAAATAGAACAGAGTGTCAGGGACTATTGCCTGCAGGGCATGGAAAGCTCACGGTACTGGATAGCAccatttctgttgctgtttttcaatttttatttttattaatgtccTGACATGTATTTGATTACAAAGGTGGAAAAAGAAccttgcttgtttttcctaaGTTCTTCCCTAGAGAAGGAGGACTGGGTTAGCTCTTTCTTCAGTCCGATCCAGTATAGCTGTTCTGCTCTCGCTTTTGCTGCTCTACGTAACCCAgtgagcagcagagggacacagTTTGCatagttttcttccttctataGCTGGCATGCAGAATTCAGAAGTAACAGTGAAAGATTACggttgtttgcttttgctcttttttggAACACTGTGAGGTCAGCAGTGGAGCTCTTTCCAGCAAGCTGTGAAGATGCAGAAGAGGTGAAGTAAGAGTTTTTGAGGTACAGCTGCAGGAGAACACTGTTCTCGCTCAGTAACCAAGAGAGAGGAGGATTTCATATATTACCAGCTACTGGCAAACCAAAGATTCATATGCAAGATGAAGCTCGGGTGCAGCATTCCGGGACAGCGTTCTGGCAGGAACGttagctgtgctttctgcttttaaggGTGGTGCTATTGGCATTTTTGCATGTGTAAGTAGGGGATCTCACTGTGCTGGCTGCTAGCTGGCAGGTTAGATGCTagtacttttattatttttgaagttttttagGTAAACAATGTGCTTAAGAATTGTTGAGTTCTTAGTTTGATTGTGCGCTGCTATAGCAGTACAGCCTCTTCTATGCTGTTGTCTGAGTCTGTGGAGTCGTGCAGTCCATTTGATGAGGCTGCACTGATCATTCAGAAATCACAAACTGTTGGAAAAGTGCGTGTAGCATTCCGCAGCAGACACTAATGAGAAATTCACGAGCACTAGAGAGAACACTGAAGGATTCCTGAGAACGCTGAAGACTGCTTGTTGCTTTACAGGCAAGAAAAAGCAGGTGATTTACCGCTTATTCATCTCAAGTGTTCAGAATAGTGGGGGAAATGGCTTTATTAAAAAGTATTAATTATTACCTATTCTTCTCAAATGGTAATATGTTCATAAATAGTCTGTTATCTGCTGTTTTCCTGGCACGTTCCACTTCAGCAGACTGGTTACAGGATGTTACCAGATGTTATTTGTAAGAATTGTTAGAACAGACACTTGAGCTTTGCTCAGGTAATGGATTGGAAAGCTTTCTTACGTAAATGCCAAGAGTACAAgggttttgttctttgctaGGGGAGAAGCCATACAAATGCGAGCTGTGCGACAAAGGCTTTGCTCAGAAGTGCCAGTTAGTGTTCCACAGTCGGATGCATCACGGAGAAGAGAAACCATACAAATGTGACGTGTGCAATCTGCAGTTTGCAACTTCAAGCAATCTGAAGATTCATGCCAGGTAGGCGGAAGTGAGATCCGGAAGATGTTTATCTGAACCCTTGTTTAAACAGAGTGATGAACTCTGGTGAGAGCAAGAGTTGCGTGTTCAAATCCTTTGGtcatttctgctcattttatCTTGGGTCTTGCTTCACACTGAGTAATAGATTGTACACCTGTGTAATCAGACACTGGGGTATTGATTTACAAATTTTATGGATTTATGAACGTTACACATGCAGTAGTTTGATTCAGCTGCCGCAGAAATCATTGATGCACTCATTCCCAAAGTCAACAGACAGTGAACTTCCCTCAGAGAGAAACTGCTAGCTCAGAATCAGCTCCCAGTTGATGAGGTGTTTTAGTTCACAGAACATCAGCGTGAGGAGCTCTGGAGAAAGCCGAGGAAACGTGAGGAAAATGACTTGATTGTGAGCGTGGCTTCCCTTCCTGCCAGCAGATCACCGTGTCTGTTCGTTCACAGGAAGCACAGCGGTGAGAAGCCCTACGTGTGCGATCGCTGCGGGCAGCGGTTTGCTCAGGCCAGCACGCTCACCTACCACGTGCGTCGCCACACCGGGGAGAAACCTTACGTGTGTGACACCTGTGGAAAAGCCTTTGCTGTCTCAAGTTCTCTCATCACCCATTCCCGAAAACATACAGGTAAAGGGAGACCTTGCACGGAGATACCCCAACGGGGCCGGCAGgggagggctggctgctgcagaagggtTGGGATAGGGAATGAGCAGGAAATCTGCACCGGGATGAGCTGGGGGAGAACACCTCTCTGTCCTCAGCCAGttcttttcttgtgttctttctctttgaCTCTGGTTTAAGGAGCTCCTTCTCCCATTGGATATTacctctgtttcattttaatttgttctttatgCTGTATATTCTGGTTTATACACGGAAATAACAAACTTCTTGTGTTTACTTTAGGAGAGAAGCCATATATCTGTGGCATTTGTGGAAAGAGTTTTATTTCCTCTGGAGAGCTCAATAAACATTTTCGGTCCCATACAGGTCAGTTTCCAGACAGGCTGCTTCCTGCACAGTAAATAATATTctactttttcccttttgcctTTAAAATACACCATCTTGTGCTGCTCTTAAAAGTAGTAGTTACTTAATTTTTGTATctcagcatgaaaataaagagaatgtGAATTTTTTAATTACCTATTTCAGACAAATGTCTGCATATAACAGCATAAGTGTTGATGTATGATCAGGGCTTTTCCTCTAGCGTTGAggcttttttctctgttttaatctTCTGTTCTGGAAACAATCTTATTCTGAGTAAAGGCGTAGACAAAACAGCTTACAGTTCTagtgatgcatttttaaattacaacTTAGAAATCCATTATCCTCCATCAGCAGCTGCCTCTTCTTTCAATTTTAAGATTATTCTGTCAAACTCACTTTTTTTCAGGTGAAAGACCATTCATCTGTGAAATGTGTGGAAATTCTTACACAGATATAAAAAATCTTAAGAAGCACAAAACGAAAGTTCACACGGGTAAGTTAAGAAGCAGCATCAACTCTTGACTTGTCATCCACAGACAGTTGtcaatttgttcatttttattcttccatgTAAAGAcacttctgctgtctttttcttGTAGAGTTTTGCTACCTGTAGCAAGATTTCTAATAGCAGTTAGCTCGTGTTCTCTGAAAACAAGTCTTCCTTAGTTCTTGCTAATAACAATTCCTGCATCATTTGCTAAGTTTTTCCATACGCTAATTGCTGGGGAAAATAAACGTTTAgggaaacttttttctttcctttcttttgccaGGATCTGAAACTCCCCCTGATTGTAATACACTTGATAATTCTTTCAATGAACAAGAATCCCTTCAGAGTCAGAAGAGTCCTTTGTCAGAGTCTGTAGATGTGAAACCCTCTGAGATGTCTTTACCGCTTCCTCTTCCCATTGGTACTGAAGACCATCAGCTGCTTCTTCCTGTGCCAGGCAGTCAGTCCCCATCATCAGAAACATTACTGAGATCTGCTGTGGCTGGATATTCAGAAcctcagtttattttcttgcagcaaTTATACTGACACTGCAGAGCCAACAAGGTAATCCAGCAGTGAACTCGCATACCTTTGGTAAAGATGAACGTAATCCATCAAGCAGTCactttttgaatttttcttgtttttttttttttcctctctctgtaaAGACAGTTGTAAGGCGTTTCCATTGTActgtgctgtcttttttttgttgttgtcattgttgAATTGTGCTAATCTACAATCCAACTTCTGTTTGCAATCAACGCTTATTTCCAGGAGATGCATACTTTCCAGCAATGCCCGCCTTAAGGATTCTCTGTTAAATACTCTGATGCATTTTGGAGATCTCCTACTCTGTTCCTGCTGATCTGGTGTGTGACAGTATCACctgagcactggagcaggtaGCCAAGAGAGGTTGCTGGAGTCTCCTTGCTTGGAGATCTTCGGAAGCTGCCAGGATGTGGTCCTAGGCAACCTGCTTTAGGTGGCCCTGCTCGAGCAGGGAGACTGTACCAGATGACCTCCAGGGGTCCCTTCTAGCCTCAATCAATCTGTGAGTTGAGGACAAATTTAGCCATAATTGGTAGTTTAAAAATCAGCCCAGAGTTGTTTTTAAGAGGAAAGTCATAATTTGAATATGCTAAAAAGCTTGTACTTCTGCATCCTGAGGTCATGTAATGGTACATAATGGCAGGTAGGCCAGTGCTCAAGGTCCTCTCAAGGAATTACTGCTGTCTGCCAGAAGCAGCCTGTTGTCTTCAgctgaaagaaagagggaaagaaagcttCGTGTTTATGTCCCTGACGACGCGAGTAAAGGAGAGTTTCTTTAGCATGGAAACCCAGAGAGTTCTAATGGCATAGATGCTACTGTGTATTCTTTCCAACAAGTCACTTGCTTTTAAAGTGAATCTAGTGTTGTAACTTGTCcaagatttgttttttcataTGTCTAAAACGTCCTGGGTTTGGCACAAGCAACAGCATTTGCTCACCAGAAGAGCTAGAACATACGTACTGTAGATGAGGTGAAAAGATGCGTTGACTTAACTGTGATGTATGAACCATAGCTTCATAATAATCATTTCTGTTACAGTAGTGCTTCTTGTGGTGCTAGACAGTAGGtacaaaagaagaaaccagTGCTGCCCTTCACTGTGAAAATACTAAATGGCCTCTGTGTGAGGGGGCATTGAGGAAGAATACAACAGGGCAGGTTAATATTCTTCCAGGCATGGATTTGTTAGAGGATGACGTTTGTTTCAATTGAAGTATTTGTGTATTGCTTTACCTTTCACGTTGCATAGCCACAGTAACTGCGCGTAACTGGTATCTAGCAAGACTCTTGCAAAGGTATGTTTTACTATTAgcaatttagatttttttttttaaaaaaacatttttagggTCTTGGTAGGATCATTAAAGACTGGTTGACTGTAggagtacttttttttaatgctcccTTTTACCAGTTTGTGCCATTAACATGATATAAGCATTACTTAAGTAATCATCAAATAGTAAGGAAGCAGTCTTATGACTGTACCACCAATACATTTAAAGATACCATTTTTTGGTTATTTCCTTGGTGCTAGCATTTTATTCCCACTGCTGCCTTGTGTCCAGACACTGATAAATAGAAGGGCATAGGAGATACCTCTTAACTAATTGCGTTCTACATGGAGTAATAATTAATCTGCACCTTAATTAAAGAGCCTTGTGAAAAAGTTCTTGGAGGATTTCATTGAAATATTCTGCAACTGGGCCTTTGACTCCTGAGCATGactatagttttttttttcccccacatttGTACTTGTGAAGCAACAGATCTTTCACTTTTTTGCGTTGATCATCTTAGTATGGGGCATGGTTAGAACTCTGCTTCTTGATCATGTTTTAAGTCATAACACGTGGCCAATTTAACGATACAATCTACCACAGATAGCACAGAGTGGCTCAGGAACACTTTAATGGAGGCAGTTCTCA of the Numida meleagris isolate 19003 breed g44 Domestic line chromosome 4, NumMel1.0, whole genome shotgun sequence genome contains:
- the MYNN gene encoding myoneurin, which translates into the protein MQYSHHCEHLLERLNKQREAGFLCDCTVVIGECQFKAHRNVLASFSEFFGAFYRDATDSNVVLDQTQVKADGFQKLLEFIYTGNLNLDSWNVKEIHQAADYLKVEEVVTKCKIKMEDFAFIANPSSTETSSITGNIEMNQQTCLLTLRDYNDREKADIPPAELVQPQAKKSALEKKSAQTKKRKKNFSSPKSVQSKSVQYQNDVTENTSIEMFLDANKLAAQITEQAAQGGDSSELQLAAVVESETLAAQDILVQTIAAKQKRGKPQQSCALKEHCMSNIASEKNAYQLESSGEELDQKYSKAKPVCNTCGKVFSEASSLRRHMRIHKGVKPYVCQLCGKAFTQCNQLKTHVRTHTGEKPYKCELCDKGFAQKCQLVFHSRMHHGEEKPYKCDVCNLQFATSSNLKIHARKHSGEKPYVCDRCGQRFAQASTLTYHVRRHTGEKPYVCDTCGKAFAVSSSLITHSRKHTGEKPYICGICGKSFISSGELNKHFRSHTGERPFICEMCGNSYTDIKNLKKHKTKVHTGSETPPDCNTLDNSFNEQESLQSQKSPLSESVDVKPSEMSLPLPLPIGTEDHQLLLPVPGSQSPSSETLLRSAVAGYSEPQFIFLQQLY